A window of Corallococcus macrosporus DSM 14697 contains these coding sequences:
- a CDS encoding DUF4398 domain-containing protein encodes MRLKLAAVLLGLTMVGCAGRQVLPATNEHRVQAEASLRAAEGAGAGRVPEAAVHLEFARQQIADAERLWVEGEAEAAELRFMQAEADAELALALARAVPLERESRRTAAQAESLRRGLP; translated from the coding sequence ATGCGCCTGAAGCTCGCGGCGGTGCTGCTGGGGTTGACGATGGTGGGCTGCGCCGGACGGCAGGTGCTCCCCGCGACGAACGAACACCGCGTGCAGGCCGAGGCGTCGCTGCGCGCGGCGGAAGGCGCGGGCGCCGGCCGGGTGCCGGAAGCGGCTGTCCACCTGGAGTTCGCGCGGCAGCAAATCGCGGACGCGGAGCGGCTGTGGGTGGAAGGTGAAGCGGAGGCCGCGGAGCTGCGCTTCATGCAGGCGGAAGCGGACGCGGAGCTGGCGCTCGCGCTGGCCCGGGCCGTCCCGCTGGAGCGCGAGTCGCGACGCACGGCCGCCCAGGCGGAGTCCCTGCGCCGCGGCCTGCCCTGA
- a CDS encoding 5'-3' exonuclease: MRLHLVDGTYELYRAHFSPRPGHAAPDGQDVKATVGLMSSLLALLHDADEAVTHVAVAFDNPIRSFRNALFDGYKSDEGVPPELHAQFDLAEEAVRALGVTAWSMKEQEADDALATAAARWADTVEQVRLLTPDKDLGQCVRGSRVVQVDRRQEKVLDEDAVRAKLGVPPASVPDLLALMGDAADGIPGLPGFGEKGASSLLSAHGHLEDIPAEASEWKVRPRGAEKLAATLREHRDAALLYRRLATLVTDAPLPGTSSLEDLAWKGVPAAAYEAFCDRLGLTTLKRRPKRWAP, encoded by the coding sequence ATGCGCCTGCACCTGGTCGACGGCACCTATGAGCTGTACCGCGCCCACTTCTCGCCCCGGCCGGGGCATGCCGCGCCGGATGGGCAGGACGTGAAGGCCACGGTGGGGCTGATGTCCTCGCTGCTCGCGCTGCTCCACGACGCGGACGAGGCGGTGACGCACGTGGCGGTGGCGTTCGACAACCCCATCCGCTCGTTCCGCAACGCGCTGTTCGACGGCTACAAGAGCGACGAGGGCGTCCCGCCCGAGCTGCACGCGCAGTTCGACCTGGCGGAGGAGGCCGTGCGCGCGCTGGGCGTCACCGCGTGGTCCATGAAGGAGCAGGAGGCGGACGACGCGCTGGCCACCGCCGCGGCCCGCTGGGCGGACACGGTGGAGCAGGTGCGGCTGCTCACCCCCGACAAGGACCTGGGCCAGTGCGTGCGCGGCAGCCGCGTGGTGCAGGTGGACCGGCGGCAGGAGAAGGTGCTCGACGAGGACGCGGTGCGCGCGAAGCTGGGCGTGCCACCCGCGAGCGTGCCGGACCTGCTGGCGCTGATGGGCGACGCGGCGGACGGCATCCCCGGCCTGCCGGGCTTCGGGGAGAAGGGCGCGTCCTCGCTGCTGAGCGCGCATGGCCACCTGGAGGACATCCCCGCGGAGGCGTCCGAGTGGAAGGTGCGTCCCCGGGGCGCGGAGAAGCTGGCCGCGACGCTGCGCGAGCACCGCGACGCGGCGCTGCTCTACCGGCGGCTGGCCACGTTGGTGACGGACGCGCCGCTGCCGGGGACGTCCTCCCTGGAGGACCTGGCGTGGAAGGGCGTGCCGGCCGCCGCCTATGAGGCCTTCTGCGACCGGCTGGGCCTGACGACGCTCAAGCGCCGCCCCAAGCGCTGGGCGCCCTGA
- a CDS encoding ATP-binding protein — protein sequence MPIPPRVAPSPPVVWVLDDSPVETQAMCRALEPHCRVTGYLDGASLLESLTQGPPPEVLVLDWHLPGMSGLEVCRFVRGNPATEHLPVLLITGNTRAEDVVEGLSAGANDYVFKPFRPVELAARVQTLAQWERTRRKTLEEERARRRRLEGTLTEVQAAEERAWRSELRFRLAARATRDAVWEWDPRTGLRDWTNGLQEVFGYAPGTIQDEHRWWEERLHPEDRARVVAGLQATLDGTEHEWQDTYRFQRGDGTWAHVSDRCHIIRDAQDRATQVVGAMQDITERQQAEAARARLLELERSAREESDRQRAMLATLFEQVPALLGVLSAPDQRCVVANARLRQRFGQRQLVGHTLREALPELEGQNVLELLDTVFATGEPFSARELPVRLPEESYFDFMYQPMLDAGGRLAAVILFAVEVTDSVLARRKESELAQQMKARADFERQLIGIVSHDLRNPLGAITLAVSMMLQRGPLDERQERQAQRIRNSADRATRMIRDLLDFTRARQGTGLPVYPQPMDLHEVVRAAMDEVHAGWPDRHLETAFSGDGAGTWDPDRLAQLIGNLVGNALQYSPSGTPVRVTSRGDDDGVVLEVHNLGPAIPPERQSRIFEPLERATVRPEDQGRRSIGLGLYIVRSIVLAHGGTVEARSSEEEGTTFTVRLPRHAPTSLPVRPHGDEAAG from the coding sequence GTGCCCATTCCCCCCCGCGTCGCACCGTCGCCTCCCGTGGTCTGGGTACTCGACGACAGCCCTGTTGAGACCCAGGCCATGTGCCGCGCGCTGGAGCCCCACTGCCGGGTCACCGGGTATCTGGACGGCGCCTCCCTGCTGGAGTCCCTCACCCAGGGGCCCCCACCCGAGGTCCTCGTCCTGGACTGGCACCTGCCCGGCATGTCGGGCCTGGAGGTCTGCCGCTTCGTGCGAGGCAACCCCGCCACGGAGCACCTGCCCGTGCTGCTCATCACCGGCAACACGCGCGCGGAGGACGTGGTGGAGGGCCTGTCCGCGGGGGCCAATGACTACGTCTTCAAGCCCTTCCGCCCGGTGGAGCTCGCCGCGCGGGTCCAGACGCTGGCGCAGTGGGAGCGCACCCGGCGCAAGACGCTGGAGGAGGAGCGCGCGCGGCGCCGGCGGCTGGAAGGCACCCTGACGGAGGTCCAGGCCGCCGAGGAGCGCGCCTGGCGCAGCGAGCTGCGCTTCCGGCTGGCGGCGCGCGCCACGCGGGACGCGGTGTGGGAGTGGGACCCGCGCACCGGCCTCAGGGACTGGACGAACGGCCTGCAGGAGGTGTTCGGCTACGCCCCCGGCACCATCCAGGACGAGCACCGCTGGTGGGAGGAGCGCCTGCACCCGGAGGACCGCGCGCGCGTCGTCGCCGGGCTCCAAGCCACGCTCGACGGCACCGAGCACGAGTGGCAGGACACCTACCGCTTCCAGCGGGGCGACGGCACCTGGGCCCATGTGTCGGACCGCTGCCACATCATCCGCGACGCGCAGGACCGGGCCACGCAGGTGGTGGGCGCGATGCAGGACATCACCGAGCGCCAGCAGGCCGAGGCCGCCCGCGCCCGGCTCCTGGAGCTGGAGCGCAGCGCCCGCGAGGAGTCGGACCGGCAGCGCGCCATGCTGGCCACGCTCTTCGAGCAGGTGCCCGCGCTGCTCGGCGTGCTGAGCGCGCCGGACCAGCGCTGCGTGGTGGCCAACGCGCGGCTGCGGCAGCGCTTCGGCCAGCGGCAACTGGTGGGGCACACGCTCCGCGAGGCCCTGCCGGAGCTGGAAGGCCAGAACGTCCTGGAGCTGCTGGACACCGTCTTCGCCACCGGCGAGCCCTTCAGCGCCCGGGAGCTGCCCGTGCGCCTCCCCGAGGAGAGCTACTTCGACTTCATGTACCAGCCGATGCTGGACGCCGGTGGACGCCTGGCGGCCGTCATCCTCTTCGCGGTGGAAGTCACGGACTCCGTCCTGGCGCGGCGCAAGGAGTCGGAGCTGGCGCAGCAGATGAAGGCTCGCGCGGACTTCGAGCGGCAGCTCATCGGCATCGTCAGTCACGACCTGCGCAACCCGCTGGGGGCCATCACCCTGGCGGTGTCCATGATGTTGCAGCGCGGCCCGCTGGATGAGCGGCAGGAGCGGCAGGCGCAGCGCATCCGCAACTCCGCGGACCGCGCGACGCGGATGATTCGCGACCTGCTGGACTTCACCCGCGCGCGGCAGGGCACGGGCCTGCCGGTGTATCCGCAGCCCATGGACCTGCACGAGGTGGTGCGCGCCGCGATGGACGAGGTGCACGCCGGCTGGCCCGACAGGCACCTGGAGACGGCCTTCAGCGGCGACGGCGCGGGGACCTGGGACCCGGACCGGCTGGCGCAGCTCATTGGCAACCTGGTGGGCAATGCCTTGCAGTACAGCCCGTCCGGCACGCCGGTGCGGGTGACGTCCCGGGGCGATGACGACGGCGTCGTGCTGGAGGTCCACAACCTGGGCCCGGCGATTCCGCCAGAGCGCCAGTCGCGCATCTTCGAGCCGCTGGAGCGCGCCACGGTGCGCCCGGAGGACCAGGGCCGGCGCAGCATCGGCCTGGGGCTCTACATCGTGCGCAGCATCGTCCTGGCCCACGGCGGCACGGTGGAGGCGCGCTCGTCGGAGGAGGAGGGCACCACCTTCACCGTGCGGCTGCCCCGCCACGCGCCCACGTCGCTGCCGGTGCGCCCCCATGGAGACGAGGCCGCGGGGTAG
- a CDS encoding group II truncated hemoglobin — MSVQQLNLPTEDDWVPSANDLPFHRLGGTEAAMALSEAFYDAMDAHEPELARLHELDAEGKVNRGTRERFGLFLAGWLGGPQDYTERHGHPRLRMRHGHLPVGVAMRDAWLRSMQRAMDARGIRGGLRRFLDQRFAQVADFLRNVEE, encoded by the coding sequence ATGTCCGTACAGCAACTGAACCTGCCCACCGAAGACGACTGGGTGCCCAGCGCGAATGACCTGCCGTTCCATCGGCTGGGCGGCACCGAGGCGGCCATGGCCCTGTCCGAGGCCTTCTACGACGCCATGGATGCTCACGAGCCCGAGCTGGCGCGCCTGCACGAGCTGGACGCCGAGGGGAAGGTGAACCGCGGCACGCGCGAGCGCTTTGGCCTGTTCCTCGCCGGATGGCTGGGGGGCCCGCAGGACTACACGGAACGTCATGGCCATCCGCGACTGCGGATGCGGCACGGCCACCTGCCCGTGGGCGTCGCCATGCGGGATGCCTGGCTGCGCTCCATGCAGCGGGCCATGGACGCGCGGGGCATCCGCGGCGGTCTGCGCCGCTTCCTGGACCAGCGCTTCGCCCAGGTGGCGGACTTCCTGCGCAACGTCGAGGAGTGA
- a CDS encoding acyl-CoA desaturase, with the protein MTDTGSTRWGTATLDGGRVLRWGLLHAGALVGGACFFSWSAVAVFAGLTAVTMCLGVSVGLHRGLIHRAFRAPAPVEHALALLGTLAGLGGPLGMSRMHDLRDFHQNQPEADCPPYFGYREGFARAMAYALFHTWHPRDGAAPAAPHLEEDACFRRLERAGLWLQLPLALVLYALGGASWVAWGVLVRLALTQDGFWCVHYVSHVEGDQPYELPGRAEQGRNAGWLALLSMGEAWHNTHHAYPASAQMGRGWRQPDPGWWAVRALAALRLVHDVKTLAHLPLRPDTRVRVPEPRDAPSTGALCLKRAWGRT; encoded by the coding sequence ATGACGGACACGGGCAGCACGCGGTGGGGGACGGCGACGCTGGACGGAGGCAGGGTGCTGCGCTGGGGCCTCCTGCACGCGGGGGCGCTGGTGGGAGGCGCCTGCTTCTTCTCGTGGAGCGCGGTGGCGGTGTTCGCCGGGCTGACGGCGGTGACGATGTGCCTGGGCGTGTCGGTGGGCCTGCACCGGGGGCTCATCCACCGGGCCTTCCGCGCCCCGGCGCCCGTGGAGCACGCGCTGGCGCTGCTCGGCACGCTGGCGGGCCTGGGCGGGCCCCTGGGCATGAGCCGGATGCATGACCTGCGCGACTTCCACCAGAACCAGCCGGAGGCGGACTGCCCGCCCTACTTCGGCTACCGCGAGGGCTTCGCGCGCGCCATGGCCTACGCCCTCTTCCACACCTGGCACCCGCGCGACGGCGCCGCGCCCGCGGCCCCGCACCTCGAGGAGGACGCGTGCTTCCGGAGGCTGGAGCGCGCGGGCCTGTGGCTCCAGCTCCCGCTCGCCCTGGTCCTGTATGCCCTGGGCGGCGCGAGCTGGGTGGCCTGGGGCGTCCTGGTGCGGCTGGCGCTCACCCAGGACGGCTTCTGGTGCGTCCACTACGTGAGCCATGTGGAGGGCGACCAGCCCTACGAGCTGCCGGGCCGCGCCGAACAGGGGCGCAACGCCGGCTGGCTGGCGCTGCTGAGCATGGGCGAGGCGTGGCACAACACCCACCACGCCTACCCGGCCTCGGCGCAGATGGGGCGCGGCTGGCGGCAACCCGACCCGGGCTGGTGGGCGGTGCGCGCGCTGGCCGCGCTGCGGCTGGTGCACGACGTGAAGACGCTGGCCCACCTGCCGCTGCGCCCGGACACCCGGGTGCGTGTCCCGGAGCCCCGTGACGCCCCGAGCACCGGCGCCCTGTGCCTGAAACGCGCCTGGGGCCGCACCTGA
- a CDS encoding sensor histidine kinase translates to MEALLRVSPVAIHLLDLDGTVRLWNPAAERLFGWRQDDVLGHRAPWATGARWETFLHHQEQAARGLAPSSLELELHRRDGTPVQVELWTAPMPSSTGPAQHLALLVDLTERRRDEAARQRLLDASDGLASSLDPDATLEHLVRLAVPAHAESCRVFREDVPGQPRRVASAGVEARSPATTEAAALPDGATVSPDEATVSRVIATGEPALHAGPPSWLCVPLARTGALVLSTSERAYTLRELALARELTRRASLALDNARLYHEARQALRARDEVLAIASHELKSPISALRLQVQSLRAALERAPEALLRERLHRGLDLVGRQVKRQAKLIDALLDVSRIHAGRLALTPEPVDLSALVREVAERLELEFAGTGAHLTLTLPTDAHGHWDRLRLDQVLTNLVSNAVKYGRGNPVEVALSSTDAQVRLDVRDAGIGIAPEHLPRLFHRFERAVSDRDYGGVGLGLWIVREVVEAMGGHVSASSSPGVGSTFTVVLPKTRG, encoded by the coding sequence ATGGAAGCCCTCCTCCGGGTCTCCCCGGTGGCCATCCACCTGTTGGACCTGGATGGCACGGTGCGGCTGTGGAACCCCGCCGCCGAGCGGCTCTTCGGCTGGCGCCAGGACGACGTGCTCGGCCACCGCGCGCCCTGGGCCACCGGCGCCCGCTGGGAGACCTTCCTCCACCACCAGGAGCAGGCCGCGCGGGGACTGGCCCCTTCCAGCCTGGAGCTGGAGCTCCACCGGCGCGACGGCACCCCCGTCCAGGTGGAGCTGTGGACGGCGCCCATGCCCTCCTCCACCGGCCCCGCCCAGCACCTGGCGCTGCTGGTGGACCTCACCGAGCGGCGCCGGGACGAGGCCGCCCGGCAACGCCTGCTGGACGCCAGCGACGGACTCGCGTCCAGCCTGGACCCGGACGCGACGCTGGAGCACCTGGTGCGCCTCGCCGTGCCCGCCCATGCCGAGTCCTGTCGCGTGTTCCGCGAGGACGTCCCGGGCCAGCCGCGGCGCGTGGCGTCGGCGGGCGTGGAGGCGCGGTCCCCCGCCACCACCGAAGCGGCCGCCCTCCCGGATGGAGCCACGGTGTCGCCGGATGAAGCCACGGTGTCGCGCGTCATCGCCACCGGCGAGCCGGCGCTGCACGCGGGGCCGCCGTCCTGGCTGTGCGTACCGCTGGCGAGGACGGGCGCGCTCGTCCTCAGCACCTCGGAAAGGGCCTACACGCTCCGGGAGCTGGCGCTGGCGCGCGAGCTGACCCGCCGGGCGTCGCTCGCCCTGGACAACGCGCGCCTGTATCACGAAGCGCGGCAGGCCCTCCGCGCGCGCGACGAGGTGCTGGCCATCGCCAGTCATGAGCTGAAGTCCCCCATCAGCGCGCTGCGACTCCAGGTGCAGAGCCTGCGCGCCGCGCTGGAGCGCGCCCCGGAGGCGCTCCTCCGCGAGCGGCTGCACCGGGGCCTGGACCTGGTGGGCCGGCAGGTGAAGCGGCAGGCGAAGCTCATCGACGCGCTGCTGGACGTGTCCCGCATCCACGCGGGACGGCTGGCCCTGACCCCGGAGCCCGTGGACTTGAGCGCCCTGGTGCGCGAGGTGGCGGAGCGGCTGGAGCTGGAGTTCGCGGGCACGGGCGCCCACCTGACGTTGACGCTGCCCACGGACGCCCATGGCCACTGGGACCGGCTGCGCCTGGACCAGGTACTCACCAACCTGGTGTCCAACGCGGTGAAGTACGGCCGGGGCAACCCCGTCGAGGTGGCGCTGTCCAGCACGGACGCCCAGGTGCGCCTGGACGTGCGGGACGCGGGCATCGGCATCGCGCCGGAGCACCTGCCCCGCCTCTTCCACCGCTTCGAGCGCGCCGTGTCGGACCGGGACTACGGCGGCGTCGGCTTGGGCCTGTGGATTGTCCGGGAGGTGGTGGAGGCCATGGGCGGCCACGTCTCCGCGAGCAGCAGCCCCGGCGTGGGCTCCACCTTCACCGTCGTCCTGCCGAAGACGCGCGGGTGA
- a CDS encoding potassium transporter Kup — MLWARVQLKRGSVKATTTGVPGGEEVKEGPDTFKRSALLALGALGIVYGDIGTSPLYALRECFSGPHGIPPTPANVLGVLSLIFWSLLIIVSVKYLLLVVRADNRGEGGILAMMALVMQRQRAQPSHRSRPVLITLGIFGAALLYGDGVITPAITVLSAVEGLHVATDVFDPYVIPITLVILVGLFLVQRHGTADIGAVFGPVMCVWFLTLAGLGVKELVHNPAVLGALSPWHAVELFRHNHLHGFLVLGGVFLVVTGCEALYADMGHFGRKPIQLAWFSMVLPALMLNYLGQGALLLRDASAARNPFFLLAPSWMLYPLVALAAVAGVIASQALIAGVFSLTRQAMQLGYSPRMEVVHTSAEEMGQIYLPGLNWALLVGVVALVLGFRSSSALASAYGIAVSTAMVITTLMAYVVARELWGVRRWVAIPVVGLFLVVELAFFGANAVKVADGGWFPLLMAMVVFTLMTTWKRGRDILAAKLRASSIPLKQLLDSFGDHPPVRVPGTAIFMTGNAEGTPPALLHNLKHNKVLHEQVVLLTILSEELPHVPPAERVEVEPLEQGFVRVVARYGFMENPGIPDVLKRCREKGLQFQLMGTSFFLGRETLIPTRRPGMAVWRESLFAWMSRNARSATSYFRIPPNRVVELGAQVEL, encoded by the coding sequence TTGCTCTGGGCCCGGGTTCAGCTAAAGCGCGGCTCCGTGAAAGCGACCACCACCGGAGTGCCGGGCGGCGAAGAAGTCAAAGAGGGCCCGGACACCTTCAAGCGCTCCGCGCTGCTGGCCCTCGGGGCCCTGGGCATCGTCTACGGCGACATCGGAACGAGCCCGCTGTACGCGCTGCGCGAGTGCTTCTCGGGGCCGCACGGGATTCCGCCGACGCCCGCGAACGTGCTGGGGGTGCTGTCGCTCATCTTCTGGTCGCTCCTCATCATCGTGTCGGTGAAGTACCTGCTGTTGGTGGTGAGGGCGGACAACCGCGGCGAAGGCGGCATCCTGGCGATGATGGCGCTGGTGATGCAGCGGCAGCGAGCGCAGCCGTCGCACCGCTCCCGCCCGGTGCTCATCACGCTGGGCATCTTCGGCGCGGCGCTCCTCTATGGAGATGGCGTCATCACCCCGGCCATCACCGTGCTCAGCGCGGTGGAGGGCCTGCACGTGGCCACGGACGTCTTCGACCCCTACGTCATCCCCATTACCCTGGTCATCCTGGTGGGGCTCTTCCTGGTGCAGCGGCACGGCACCGCGGACATCGGCGCGGTGTTCGGGCCCGTCATGTGCGTCTGGTTCCTCACGCTGGCGGGGCTGGGCGTGAAGGAGTTGGTGCACAACCCGGCGGTGCTGGGCGCGCTGTCGCCCTGGCACGCGGTGGAGCTGTTCCGTCACAACCACCTGCACGGCTTCCTGGTGCTGGGCGGCGTGTTCCTGGTGGTGACGGGCTGTGAGGCGCTCTACGCGGACATGGGCCACTTCGGCCGCAAGCCCATCCAGCTCGCGTGGTTCTCCATGGTGCTGCCAGCGCTGATGCTCAACTACCTGGGGCAGGGGGCGCTGCTGCTGCGCGACGCGAGCGCCGCGCGCAACCCCTTCTTCCTGCTGGCGCCCTCCTGGATGCTGTACCCGCTGGTGGCGCTGGCCGCGGTGGCGGGCGTCATCGCGTCGCAGGCGCTCATCGCCGGCGTGTTCTCCCTGACGCGCCAGGCGATGCAGCTCGGCTACAGCCCGCGCATGGAGGTGGTGCACACCTCGGCGGAGGAGATGGGGCAGATCTACCTGCCCGGCCTGAACTGGGCGCTGCTGGTGGGCGTGGTGGCGCTGGTGCTGGGCTTCCGCTCCTCCAGCGCGCTGGCGTCGGCGTACGGCATCGCGGTGTCCACGGCCATGGTCATCACCACCCTGATGGCCTACGTGGTGGCCCGCGAGCTGTGGGGCGTGCGGCGCTGGGTGGCCATCCCCGTGGTGGGGCTGTTCCTGGTGGTGGAGCTGGCCTTCTTCGGCGCCAACGCGGTGAAGGTGGCCGACGGCGGCTGGTTCCCGCTGCTGATGGCCATGGTCGTCTTCACGCTGATGACGACGTGGAAGCGGGGGCGCGACATCCTGGCGGCCAAGCTGCGCGCGTCCAGCATCCCGCTGAAGCAGCTCCTGGACAGCTTCGGAGACCACCCGCCGGTGCGGGTGCCGGGCACGGCCATCTTCATGACGGGCAACGCGGAGGGCACCCCGCCCGCGCTCCTCCACAACCTCAAGCACAACAAGGTGCTGCACGAGCAGGTGGTGCTGCTGACCATCCTCTCCGAGGAGCTGCCGCACGTGCCGCCCGCCGAGCGCGTGGAGGTGGAGCCGCTGGAGCAGGGCTTCGTGCGCGTGGTGGCGCGCTACGGCTTCATGGAGAACCCGGGCATCCCCGACGTGCTGAAGCGCTGCCGCGAGAAGGGGCTCCAGTTCCAGCTCATGGGCACCAGCTTCTTCCTGGGGCGGGAGACGCTGATTCCCACCAGGCGCCCGGGCATGGCCGTGTGGCGCGAGTCGCTCTTCGCCTGGATGAGCCGCAACGCCCGCAGCGCCACCTCGTACTTCCGCATCCCCCCCAACCGGGTGGTGGAGCTGGGCGCGCAGGTGGAGTTGTAG
- a CDS encoding TIGR02265 family protein: MPSNKAELAARLAAVRSGDSVRGLFFKSVLGLIQQHAGLAAPEAVRDGALGAAYSDLLTYPARDFLTLLYRAADALESALGPEDTVFHACGEKDVARFSTGPGMLIFGIISRGDPQKLFAGAQMGYSAAVSYGSRDYVPTSPTSGTLHMRRDMLPPAYHEGILTGALKVLGRSGTARATRRGIDSADYDIQWR, from the coding sequence ATGCCGTCCAACAAGGCGGAGCTCGCGGCCCGGCTCGCCGCCGTGCGGTCCGGTGACTCGGTGCGCGGACTGTTCTTCAAGTCGGTGCTCGGCCTCATCCAGCAGCACGCGGGCCTGGCGGCGCCGGAGGCGGTGCGCGACGGGGCGCTGGGCGCGGCGTACTCGGACCTGCTCACGTACCCGGCGCGGGACTTCCTGACGCTGCTCTACCGCGCGGCGGACGCGCTGGAGTCCGCGCTGGGCCCCGAGGACACCGTCTTCCACGCCTGCGGTGAGAAGGACGTGGCGCGCTTCTCCACCGGGCCGGGGATGCTCATCTTCGGCATCATCTCCCGGGGCGACCCGCAGAAGCTCTTCGCGGGCGCGCAGATGGGCTACAGCGCGGCCGTCAGCTACGGCAGCCGGGACTACGTGCCCACCAGCCCCACCTCCGGCACCCTGCACATGCGCCGGGACATGCTGCCGCCCGCCTACCATGAGGGCATCCTCACCGGCGCGCTGAAGGTGCTGGGCCGCAGCGGCACCGCGCGCGCGACGCGGCGGGGCATCGACAGCGCGGACTACGACATCCAGTGGCGCTGA
- a CDS encoding metallophosphoesterase — protein sequence MRLFGIGDTHLPSTRQKDMHRFGWAEHPLPLQRAWDERVAPEDVVIVAGDISWATRAHEVMDDLAWLDARPGRKVLVRGNHDYWWGDSASKLRKLLEPFRTLEGFLHNNAVVMGPWVIAGSRLWTAPEAPPMPGGEMGDEAADTGYVERETRRLTASMEDAKKKEAASPTPLVRVVAVHFPPVYANEKATAFSAPIEAFGPKVCVYGHLHAAGIAAGFTGERGGVRYVLASCDAAGFAPVLLDEV from the coding sequence ATGCGGCTCTTCGGTATCGGCGACACCCACCTGCCCTCCACGCGACAGAAGGACATGCACCGCTTCGGGTGGGCGGAGCACCCCCTGCCGCTGCAGCGCGCGTGGGATGAGCGGGTGGCGCCGGAGGACGTGGTCATCGTGGCGGGGGACATCTCCTGGGCCACGCGGGCGCACGAGGTGATGGACGACCTGGCGTGGCTGGACGCGCGTCCGGGGCGCAAGGTGCTGGTGCGGGGCAACCATGACTACTGGTGGGGCGACTCCGCCTCCAAGCTGCGCAAGCTGCTGGAGCCCTTCCGGACGCTGGAGGGCTTCCTCCACAACAACGCCGTCGTCATGGGGCCGTGGGTGATTGCGGGCAGCCGGCTGTGGACGGCGCCGGAGGCCCCGCCCATGCCCGGCGGAGAGATGGGCGACGAGGCGGCGGACACCGGCTACGTGGAGCGGGAGACGCGCCGGCTGACGGCGTCCATGGAGGACGCGAAGAAGAAGGAGGCGGCCAGCCCCACGCCGCTGGTGCGCGTGGTGGCGGTGCACTTCCCGCCGGTGTACGCGAACGAGAAGGCCACGGCGTTCAGCGCGCCCATCGAAGCCTTCGGGCCCAAGGTGTGCGTCTATGGCCACCTGCACGCGGCGGGCATCGCGGCGGGCTTCACGGGCGAGCGCGGCGGCGTACGCTATGTCCTGGCCTCGTGTGACGCGGCGGGCTTCGCGCCCGTGCTGCTCGACGAGGTGTGA